DNA from Danaus plexippus chromosome 6, MEX_DaPlex, whole genome shotgun sequence:
ggttaggttagtttatattattattttacggtATGACTGTTACTCGATTGTCTCAAtaagtgttataataaaaaaatattattaacaatgtgttttattacagAAAGCATTGgctttatacatttctttatacGATATTGGAATTATACACAATTTCGaagaaatttatacatttcccAGGATATCtatacattaaatagtttttcaaacaatattttatacatttcctaAATAGTATCGGAATTGTACATATTTCCtatgtattgtatacaattccttgatttcaaacatttccagtaacatatatatatgttgtattttcttgtaaatttttagataCATTCTTAACGGTtattgaaagttaaaaaaaaacatgtatattatCGTTCATGACATTTCATATTAAGCCATTATAAATCGCCGCTTGTATAATCTGTTGAATGTGTCAAAAAATATGGCGCCAAAATTTGAAAAGACAATAAAACcacttgtttaaaaaattattttgtgtcaAGTAATATCCGTTActaatactttatattcacTTTTTTACGACGGAATTTTCTtaggtttaaaatatctaagttataatatatctgttacaaatattttcttccaaCATATTTTAGATAACAAAAGGCATGAAAAATACCGTTTTATATGTGTAACGAAATTGCTTTTCCTATATTTATGAAAGGTAAAAGTTAAAAACGAAacaaatgaatttttcatgattattatttttttaatcaacaagGATCTTATTATATAGAGTTTAGAATACTACAGAggattcaaataataaaataaataataattagaaaacGCTAACCCGACGAAAACGTGTCCAATATATGAGTACCTAGACTTATTTGTCGGTGCTTCCATGGCAATTTTGTactgttagttataattatttataacaatttaaattgtgatatacttgataattctaagcttaacgttgtttatattctgatatttattgGGAATTCTTATGATGCttaaactagcgccatctgtatatttgttataatagtgtaaattaatgttaataatgattctaaacattaatttaaacgtcCAAACACttgaaaattagttttataatttataatgagagcttttgcatgttttacgtaatgttcagtgtttttttatttaatggaaactcttatgagggagactagcgccctctgtatgatattgtaacttaccctcacctaaaaatgttacctttgaatattataaataggatgtaagtgcTAGATTGGGGATGTCTGctacgagttgtggagcaataaacatctaagtggaagtactgcctaGTTTATTTGCCGTGCTTGTGCCGTGCCTATGCGGATCGTTTACGAGATATCCTGTCAATTGGAAATAACGAAGACGAACCGCTGCCATATGTCACAAAGAAGCCTAAAAAAAGACAAGAAAACCACTCCGATATACATATACCTGAACATTTAGATCGCCTAGagaaaattattgaagttACTAGCCAGCGTGAGATGGCAACGCAATTACAACCCGGACCCTACACAAATAACAAGATGCTTAAGCTTAAAGTCTCTGCTATGGTTTGAACACCAAGAAAACATCGACGTGACCTGGAGCGAGTGGAAAAAGACGCTAACGGAATATTTTCTTGCTAACCGCGGTTTCGCTGCGAAACTACACGACCTGGTTGCAACTAACAAACGTCAGAATGCACAGgttatacttttgtttttaaaagccAGCTCTTGGAGAACCGTGTGAGTTAAGTGAGCATATAATCTGCCacgtattattgttttttgacCACGAGCAATTCGCTTTTGAAAGCTGGAACGCGAGGTACAGGTTCTAAAGCCACCGGTtcttaagatacttaattatttaacggatGCTGTTGTTAAACcttcaaaattaacaaataatttgacGTTTGATAAAGATTCAGGgcctaaatgtttttcatgtggACGCACATCGTCCCAATGTATATCATCCCAATGTAGGGAAAACGtccgatgtaataattataataaaattgttcataaaacggTATATCTGATTTAAGAAGTGCGATCACTGTGGTAAAGTAGGTCATGAAAAGAaagactgttattttaaaaatctatcaaacctaacaataaattctatgaaaataaatctaaattgttaGCCCGATTGATATGGATGACcaaaaatttcgtaaaattattattgctaacggttttaaattgactgcatatataatataagattttaataatactataacagtATCAGCGGctctaaaaatcaatttaaaatatagtatatcaAATAAGCATAAAAGGTTGTGGGcgtcaaattataacaccagAAGGTGAAGCTACTATAGATTTGAACATAGATGGCGTCGGGGCTAACACATCGGTTTTGATAGGCTTGCCATAAGCGATGAGAAATGAAAATTGAACCAACCACTTAAGTTCCCTTTTATCATCACCCATATcgtatgtcaataaaagagCGATGAATTTTATGCTGAATAAGTATAGATTTGAATTCGTTTCCTCATttatcaaagatattttattattttcaagaacTATCCCGCAGGCGTTGGAAAATTTagaactaattttaattttattgagcaAATCTGGTCTAATATCGCGTCGGGACAAATGTTCACACATTCATGTTGACTGTACTGATTGTCAGGCTCTCAGTAGTTACAAAGGATAGGAAGATGATGGCTAGAACTACAAAGTTACAATTTTGAAGTGCAAGATAATAAAATCGcaaaaatgtttcatgatGATAATGGTCACACGAGTGCAACCAGGGTTATTGAGAATGTTCAGAGACAATATTGGTTCGAAAAACTAAGGTGAAGGTATGCATTTCGTgtcaaattacaaaaaaaaaaaaaatttgggaAACGAGGCTTTTTAAATCCCATTGAAAAAGGGAATATCCCATGGCATCTTAACAATTTGATCCCTTGTGTAAATccgttaaacaaatattatatttattggtaGTAATCGACGCTTTCAGTAAATTTGTTTGGCTGCAACCTGTTCCTAATACTTTTACAATTCACttaatacatacaatgaaTTTTCTTACGCGCATTTTTGATCTCCTACTCGAATAATAGATACAATAACAGACCGTGGGAAGGCTTTTCAACCAACTAAGAGTTTTCAAACTATTGCACCCTCAAACAAATTCggcatatattaaatgcagTTTCCTGTCTAATAGCAAAAGGGCAAGTCGAACGTAGTAATCGCACCATTCTTCAATCATTAACAGCTTATACTGGTGAAAATGAGAAAATGAGATAGACTGGGaacaatttattccataagTGGAAAGAGGCATCCATTACAGCATAAACGGCAGTACCCAGAAATGTCCTTTAGAATTACTATATGGATATAAGCCTCGATTTGAATTCCTTTTTGtactgtaaaacaaaaaaaaaaactcaaatatcCGAGTTGCGTTCTCAagctcaaaaaaataataatattaacgcttctataaaaagtaataatattaacgctCCTATAAAAGAGAGGTACTATAGAAAAAGgcttaattatacaaaattcttgTAGGCGATTTAGTACAAATTCAgcgtagaataataaaaaaaaaaggattaacGAGTGGAAAACTTGTCGAAAAATATTCCAGATCTTATAAAgttgcaaaaatatatgataacgaTAGTTATAGAGTGACATCCTTGAATAAAGGAggataagatattataatgttatagcggggaacaaaatgaaaaagtttCTAATACAACATGTTAGTAGTGGTGATAATACGGACAAAGaaagttaaaagaaataagtaatGGTGCATGGTGAAGGTAAATATTACGAAGAATTTTAAAcgttaaatgtaattattttctaaaattatttttaattttatttaaccatattacttaaaagctgacggtaaatatataattattacatgaaaACGATGAAacgaacagtaaaatatatactcgtatgtatatacacaaaatcACTTACCGCGTACTGTTCCAGATTTCACATAAAACGACGCAcaaaatgaatctaaaaattgaaaatttacatgGACTACAAGACAATAACATGCTACCtacaagtttaaaaaaaaagtacttgatTATCTTAAGTcatgaattaaaagaatatttaaattatcgttatatatatatatatatacatatcttcttatcttaaattaatatagaatttaaatataaaatattcaataaaaatacaaaatatttaatacaacttgacttattgtaagaaaaaaaatgagcTATCTaatgtatttgataattttcttttcatcaaAGGTTAAATCCAAAGTAAATCACTTGCAATATGGAGAgtaagtgatatatatttacgcCATATAAAGTGAAAAATCAATTTGTAATCATAACACTaatgttaaaacataattgaatATGTTGAATCGCATACCGTGCGagagtaaaaattatgaaatacttaTACTTggcaaaaatttgttaataccATGCTGGTGTGTCCCATGAAAATACGAGTTCTAGCTGGTTTGTCCAGTGTTAAAAACATCCAGGTGTGTCCGGTACTAAGAAAAAGAGAATCCATGAAGGTGTGTCccatggaaataaaatcaatcttgttttggttttataaGCATCCTGGTGTTcgattctaaaaaaaaaaagaacccATGTAGGTGTGTCCCAtggaaatattatcaaattggTTTGTCCATTGACCTAGTTTGAAAAGCGTCTTGGTGTGTCCGGTgcataaaacagaaatagatAAATTGAAGTTTATTGAGAATTTTGTACTACTGTATTGTTATAagagtataattatattacgagGACGTAATATGCTGTCAATATGGCCGatcgtttaataaattttttggtaAATCTTGTGTCAAGTTGCACATTAATATCATGAAGtttgtattattgtattatacatgcagtaaaatatttttaaaatatttttagaaaataatttgttatttacagTTATAAGATTTCTTCAATGAGAACGACCTCAATTTCGGATTCTAGGACTTTTATAaactgatttatattttaatgttgtaagATAGTTCACAATACCATTACGAGGTCGTAAATTTGTGAATCAGGAAAGGCCGagtgttagttataattatttataataatttaaattgttatatacttgataattctaagcttaacgttgtttatattctgatatttattgGGAATTCTTATGATGgttaaactagcgccatctgtatatttgttataatagtgtatttataatagtgtatatcggcgcaagcagcttcaatgacggatgcaacatgaaaataactggcatcaattattataacaacttattggtcgtcgttactattgttaaaagtaaaacgaaatcaaagagaatagaactatgtttgaattctggtttaaatatgacgtctggacgcatgacaacggactgcagagttcagcgagtgcggagcataaagaaccttcgagaaatacaagaagatttagaagaattgaagtttcattttaaaatatctggaacttactgaaacaagtgacattagagacgtcagcgaggctggcgtcttgtctttaaaataatgaatttgtaataaatccgatatgtacattaatgttaataatgtttctgtgcagtaatttaaatgtccaaacacttgacaattggtttgataatttataatgagagcttTTGCATGTTTTACGTTATTTTCAGTGTCTTATTGTTTaatggaaactcttatgagggaaactagcgccctctgtatgatattgtaactttccctcacctaaaaatgttacctttgaatatcctaaaaatgttacctttgaatattataaataggatgtaagtgcTAGACTGGAGATTTCTGTTACAagttgtggagcaataaacatctaagtggaagtactacctaatttatttctaacagtacacacctcgtctgcccgtgatcacggttgctgcaaagtaatcgaaacgtcgggattaagtagtttttaaataataaaatccgcgtagtatatccgaataatactagtttcatttaaattattttgtataatgttCAAATAGTGTTGAAATaggaatattaaatgtaaatattgtcgtatttgaaatatttcattttatgattactattcatataatatccGTTTCTGACtttgttaatgtattttataaggaaaacTGGATTGAATGCAGAAGTagctttattttttccttCTGTCACATAACTAtgataattatcattataatgttttatatctgtttaataaacatataacttaccttttcctttcctggtattaaaatttttcaatttgtcCGACAATTTTCAAACATCGTCTGCTTATCTAACGTGAAAAGTTTACCAAaaagttttacatatttttcttaagatGTATATGCAAAACATATCTATATTAAGACACTATTtagtatttgaatatatttttaatataaaacctaagtaaggaaagaaaaaaatattatatttatgacaatccttagatatatatttaggaaatGTCACtgcaacttttttaattacataaccttattatttaacattatataagaattgACATGACTGGAAACAAAacgtattttcaaataataatcgaCGTTTAGTGATGTCAGTATTATTTAAGGGTTTTCGTAGACGTTCAACAAGAATATTGCTAGAGTGAAACCTCTACGTACAACAGGAGCTGTgctattaaatacatatattattaataacatataattattgctTTGTAGATAACAAGTAACACTAGTGACGTTTTGCAATCAATATCACTGACTCGCTTAGTTGTCAAAACTTTTGGAACATTTTCGTTTCTATTGGAACATGTTTCAGTACTTTACTTTTTGTCATtggattttaaatactttgagaacaatgttttaatgtcgttaataaaaacaatgataatAGTTCATCATTAAAATGCatccgttttattttattataattacgaaATGTTGTCTCTAGCATAAGAATAAatctatgtaataaaattcacgGTGAACTTTCAAAGCTCTTAAGTCCGCAATAGCAGgctttacattttcttaacaACTGCTCTCCAGAATGGTATATTCTCTTTaggaattcaaaaaaaattttttttttctccatttatatatttttttaaatctttctcagaatgtaaaattcaaatatgttttagaCGTATTTTGTAACAACTATGATAGTATGTAGAACCCACAGGTTAGTAACTTAATATTTGCTGACTAACATCAAAGTGACATTAACAGCGTCGAAGAATTATCTTGGTTAGTTGAAATTTCTTTTGTAGCTAAAAACCCGATTTTTCTCAGTTTCAGATGAGAATTTCCAGtccaaacaaaaattattagaaatattgaaGGAGTACATTAATACATTGTCACAGAACAGGAGAAAATACGtccttttaaaacataaagggGTATTGTTATGATCACCTGGTGTTGAAAGATATGCCATTTTTGTATATgctaatacaaatttattatggcattaatttatatacatccGCCTTCTGCTTTAGGAAGTTCGGCATGAAGTTgatttattgctttattgtAAATGATATACAATGTATGattgtaatatattcatagaaaaaaCTAGTCCACAAAAATGTAGAGCGGCTATTAAGGAatgacaatttaaatgaaactaatatttttcgaacaTACTatgcgtgctttatttttggttaaaactacgtactcccgacgtttcccGTGATctcgtctcgtctgcccgtgatcacggttgatgaaaagtaaccgaaacttcgagAGTATTAGTGAATGACAACtatcaacaaaaattttaaatatagatatatgatATAGAAGTTAATTTAAAGTCGACATCAATTAAAGCGCATATATGAAAAAGGATTAAGgaatgtatgtaaattaaaacgatACTTGTACTTCAACACGTATAAGCAATCGATTTGTGTGTGAACAGTGAAAgatgtgtatgtttgtatgcaTGTGGTTAACTTGTGAATTtgcgtgtgtatgtgtgtaacTGTGTCTGTATGCGTAACTGGCCGTGACATGCGACGTGCGACCCCGGTTTATCGGTTGTCGGATTGTCTTATCACGATAGGGATGTATACAAAggaaatattgattttatattattattacaccaagaataattacaaatatatatttatataaaatcgaaGAAATTTCCGTAATAGTAAATTTGTGTTTTACGAGCAGATATCTGCCTCGTTGATGTATGGTAATTGGTATTCATGGATCGAGGTCAAAAGATtaataactttgaatataaatattatacgcgTCACCAAACCTGTTATAATATTGTCTTTTGTTCCATtctatttttgttatgaagaaaggaagcttttatataaattccattCGGACTTTGACTTAATGATACACTATAGTATAAAACAGATTATTAGGATAAATATGTGCGtcctttaataatataggaaGACATGAACTCACGACGCAAATTAATTAGcatgtgatatttattattcattttaattaatatttactttatacagGATCTATTTAACTACAGCCCTAGCTTTATTTGGTAATGTTCCTACTTGACATTGCGCATTCACAGCTGTCAGCTAAAAGGCATTTACAGAAATTCTATTGTGTTATACTTATATCAAGGATCGATTACGATATGTGACCAGTTGGGCTGCTTGATgtgatataaaacaacaaaacattctttttatttaataaattcttaaatttctaatGAAAGAATGTGTCTTGATTGCTGGTCAACTAAATAACAACGGATTTTATAAGAGATcatgttaattttgtaatttaaacgaaaatgATAATTAGACTGACCTGTTAAATTAGAAATAGTGGTAgagataatgtttttgtaacgaaaatatattgaacagaaatgcaaaataaattaaaacttaagtaAAGACACCGCAAGACCGTCTTTATGCTTAGACCAAGTTGACATCGTCAGGTTACATACGGAGATTtaagagtttaaaatttttaaaccatttaaCAAAGTATTATCGTGTATATGGAACTCTTTACTTGATTaacaaagaattatttaagtgTCACTTATAGTATTTACGTAGTGACGGAACCATTAGCACATATGCTTTGTTTAtcgtattaaaattgttgattcgtttattctaaatagttaatgttttctttgatttactatatttttttatatccattcgtttaagtacatatttaaatttcagtgAATCtagcaaattatatttaaattgaataatatactAAGACTtatcagaaataataatgaaatagagCATTCGAAACGTTctgtttaatttcaaacatttaaaatgaagcaGTCTTTATGCAAATAATCTTTTGTTATGCAAATAATCagtaacttttgttatttttaaatctgtcgtatatattttttagtttacaaTTCAATGTCAATACAGCATATTAACAGCTCGTGTGACGTTATGTAATTCCGTCCTCGAGATACTATAGAGACGTCATTCCGTAAAAtctggttataaaaataaattgtcattttaacttaaaaattcaaacaataattttaatgttagcgTAACGTGGactctttttttaaaacataataatatacaatctTGTCTGTATCATATATTGACAGTGAAATattcagaatataaaaaaatatgaactctttttttatgtatcagTACGTTTTAGACATCGTAATACATACAAGCTCGGAGATTATGTAATGAACGGCCTCATTGGACACGCGGatacgaaaaatttaaaaaatatatatatatattcgtagATCACTTTGACACGATTGAACAAGTGTTAATAAatgacacatatatattttcaatttatattagaaattgtGAACTAgacttgttataataaataccgtTACTTGTTAATAGCTAtactaatatattcataattttaacagtATTCCGTTTATAGAATTGATTTTCTAATTTCACGCTAAATTTGAGACGAActctgaataattttatcttaaaatatatttcgtaaatttatatgaatttttttattattttctttttaaaatcttttataaaaacttgatttggtttttgttttataatagttgATCAAATGAACAATGATCTCAATAATCGAGAACTGTTTTGGCTATAGTGTCGTCAAAGTATGCTGTGAATCATATGTTTGGATCGTATTTGAATACGTGGCTGGACTCCGTAAAAGGCTTCAAAGTAGGCCATTCGGATTTCCCAACATCGCACCTAAGATTCATCAACAACTACCAAATTCGTCTCAAACAATACGACCGTTATCATCATAAGGATGCTTGAGTTGATTAACCGTGTAGAGGGGATAAGAAGTGAACAGGACATCGGTTCTGGCTCGCCGCAGTGGGTTTTCTGAAGGCTGTGGCGCGGGCCGCATGCCAACACCGATTGAGACCTTGTGAGACCCTATTAATACAACAGACATCGATACATCAACATTATCCAATAGACAGCATGAGGATCATCTACACGTTTTGTTTAGCAATCCTAGCTATTGCGGAGGCTGCTCCGGGGAGGTTCGTGTTCCCGGATCAGAGGAGACATGAAAAGAAATTAGATCCAATAACACCACCGGTTCTGCCAGTTCTGGAGCATTTGGAAAGGGATCCTAGTACGCTTCTGCCTGGAGAGGGTGGAAGTAGAGTACCGGCTCAAGTGAAGCCCAGGTTTGGGCATGGTGCTTTTAACGTGAGACCCTCGGGGAATGGAGGGTTGAGTGCTAGTATAAGCAGCAGTGCGAGTGGTGCTGGAATCAGTCAGTCTGCATCTCAATCTTTCTCATTCGGCTTCAATGAAGGATTCAGCGCATCACATTCTGCGAGTCAAGCTGCTTCCTTTAATGGATTTGGAAGGTgcgttagttatttttatgaaacaatatttttgatatttattataatgatttaaataaatttaccctCAATTAAGAACGGTCTTAggagacattttaatttataaagtttcttCTCTTGGTCTTGATATATGGCATAGATTATTTCGAATAAGCCCCATTAAATTGGTgatcttaaataaaagtctTTGCATAATAATTTCAGTTCCTTCAGTGGTAGCCAAGCCAGTAGCCAGGCAGCTTCTTTTAGCGGCGCAGGCACTTCTCTGTCCGGAGCAGCGTCCTCAGCGTCAGCCTTAGGAGGCTTCAACAGTTTTGGTGCAACTCCAGGATACAACAGCCTTGGTGGAAGTCAGAGTGCCTCACAAGCATTTGGCTTCAATTCCCCAAACGCTTTCCAACCTGATGTGAGTCCTACATTTAttactgaatttaaattacattatgataaatattatagtaaagaataaattaaaatatgttatttatatataacagaagttatttatgtataacagaagtaatccaaaaaaaaaagttaacgcaaaggataaattaaatcagttacataaaataaatatatggaaaaagtttttcaaaaaaggttttatatctggaaaaagtaaaatactaaacattatttatttcttgcaactataaatacaaatgtcgTGATAGTCTCTTTTctgtaaaaataatctttatccTGTTAATTTCTCATCATAaccaaatattaatgttaggCATTTCGTATTCATTAACATCGTCTACTACGTTTTtaaaagcataaaaaaatatttaaatatttaaatatatctaataacctttgaatttaattgataaaacagttttgatatttgaatttggaataaTTTACCGTTTTAATCATAAAggccatttttataaatgtgacATCGACGCATAAATTCTTTAAAGCGTAGATTTCTACTAGAATTAGTGATTTCATAGTTTCCACTTCGattcttaaaatgtaaatgaagttcaaataactttaatacttttattacaatacaattttcataatatttttcaaattttaaccACACAAATCTCAACTGAAATGTGGGTATTGTTACGAGAAAGATATTATTACGATGTATGCCACCTATGTTAGAACCAGGGCTTACATAgttaattaatcaaaattatacttaatatattaaaaagtacttatttttaataaaaccgatATGTATAACCGATAACGTTTCACTTTGTAGCGTCCTagagaattatttattcaattgtaTGCCATTGTTTGAAACCGTATATCAACAAAGAAGCGAGTATATACAAAGCAGTATATATAATGtcgaatattaaaaagtaatatctgAGTCATGGCAATAAACTCACTAAATTACTTCACGATAATGTTAAGGCCAAGTGAGAACTTTCATATCCGGGTTTGAGAAGGATATTTTGGACCTTCGCCAAGCCACATCACCtataacgatatttttattgacaacGAAATACCGCCATTCGTAtacatgataaaattattgatttgttacgataaaataaaaataaaaactaatatgtgatttaaattcaatttttttgaaCATGTCATTATAATGTGAAATGTAATAGAGATTGTTCAATTTCTAATACAtcgtgattaaaaaataattttctgtaattATTCTCGATTTTCCCTATAATCATGTTGTTATGACGAGACAAATAAATccgacatattttattataaagacaaatctttcattcaatatttacttagtggaaatacaaatttatttccaataCACTCAAAGTCTTCAgcgcttatttttttttaatttcaggcATATTCTGGCAATGGTCTCCTAGACGTACGACATCGTGGTGTACCTGGCTTTCCATTTCCTGATCTCATCGGCAGGAGCAAGAGCCTCAACGCAGTCGCCTTTAAACGACCGCTAGCTAGAAACGACGATTTCCTAGCTTTATTAGTATCTAATTAATTCAGCGTATATTAagttatctaaaaataatattttttaaactatggcttcattcgcactagaATCGCGGGATATTTTGCCAAGtgaacgtttttatttgttggaccaATTATAATCTCGAGTAATGTGTGGAGGAAACGAGAAGGAGTTTGTCGTATGGAATTATgacgtataaataaatgtatgcgACAGATAAAGATGTTGACATTCTGACAACCAGACCTAGCTGTCATTAGAACCATCAAGGTTACATAACGATTTACtagaagtttatatatatatatatatatatatatatatcgatattatttcatttgtttgacAATTCCATTATGACTATATATCCTTTTTAATACTCATCAGTTTAAACGATGGCTGTGTTTATAAAGTAAtcgattaaatataattaaaaatgaaggaATGTTAATGTCTTACTGGGTAAAAGCAGTTTTTTTGGTATCACTCTTagcatatgtatattttgaatcTTCTGATATCGTAAATGTATATTGAATTAGCTATTA
Protein-coding regions in this window:
- the LOC116779233 gene encoding nucleoporin NUP42-like gives rise to the protein MRIIYTFCLAILAIAEAAPGRFVFPDQRRHEKKLDPITPPVLPVLEHLERDPSTLLPGEGGSRVPAQVKPRFGHGAFNVRPSGNGGLSASISSSASGAGISQSASQSFSFGFNEGFSASHSASQAASFNGFGSSFSGSQASSQAASFSGAGTSLSGAASSASALGGFNSFGATPGYNSLGGSQSASQAFGFNSPNAFQPDAYSGNGLLDVRHRGVPGFPFPDLIGRSKSLNAVAFKRPLARNDDFLALLVSN